The sequence TGTGGCCGCGCTTGGGCGTGCCCTTGAACTTCTCCGCCAGCACCTCGCCCACCGGCAGGCCGCCCACCCTCAGGTTGTGCATCTTCCCGAAGTTGGACATCACCAGCACGCCCAGCGTGTAGCCGCCCAGCACCTCCGGCAGCTTCCGGGACGACGTGCCGATGCCGGCCTTGAAGTCGCACGTCACCATGCCGGTGCCGCCGCCCACGTTGCCCTCGGCCACGGGGCCGGTGGCGGCCTTGAGGATGGCCTCGCGCACGTGCTCCTCGCGCACGTGCCGGCCGGAGATGTCGTTGAGCCACGAGTCGTCGCACTCGCCCACCACGGGGATGATGACGTCGTGCTCGTCGCCGATGCCGGGGTAGCGCTCCACCAGGTGGCGCGCCACGCCGTCCGACACCGCGCCCACCGCCATGGTGTTGGTCAGGAGGATGGGCGTCTCGATGAGCCCCCACTCCATCAACTGCGTCATGCCGGAGACCTCGCCCGCGCCGTTGAGCACGAAGCCGCCGCCGGTCATGCGCTCCATGAAGATGTTGCCGTTGTTGGGCATGATGGCCGTGACGCCGGTGCGCACCGGGCCATGGCCGGGCCGCAGCGGGCCCTCGCCTTTGATGATGGTGCTGTGGCCGACGAGGACGCCTTCCACGTCGGTGATGGCGTTGAACTTCCCGGGCTTGAAGCGCCCCAGCGGGAGGCCCAGCTCGCGAGCGCGGACACGGGGCCCTGTTTCCTCGGGGATGTGCACCATGGTCGGCGGACCCTATCCGACCCACTCCCACCGTCAATCACTCCTGCGCATGCCCCGCCCCCGGGCCCGGTGGCCCCGAGGCCCGGCGGAGGAAAAGACGAAGCCCCGGCCCGGCCGCCAGGAAGGCAGGCACGGGACGGGGCGTCGGTCAGCAAGGCAGCCCGGGCGTCAGGCCTTGGCTTCGATGCGCGGGGCCGGCTCGCCGCCGCCAGTGCCCGAGCCGCCGCCAGTGCCCGAGCCGCCGCCAGCGCCCGGAGACGCCGGGGCCGTGGACTGCGCGGGGGCCGGAGCGCCCTGCTCGTCCTGGGGCAGGCCCTTGCGCAGCACCGCCGAGGGGTGCTCGGCCGCGCGGCGCGCCTCGCGCTCCTTGTAGCGGCGGATGGCGGGGGCCATGATTTCGCCGATGAGCCCCCGGTAGTCCATGCCGGCGCCCGCGGCGATGAGGACGAGGTCGCTCCAGCCCGGCGTCAGGCCAGGGAGCGGGTTGCACTCGATGAAGTAGATGCGGCCCTTGTCGTCCATGCGGAAGTCGATGCGCGCCACGTCGCGGCACCCCAGCGCCATGAACGAGTTGCGCGCCGCCGTCCGCAGCTTCTCCAGCAGCGCGGGCTCGAGCTTGGCCGGCGCGTCGTAGCGGATGCGGTCCGTCCAGTCGAGCTTGTGCTGGAAGCTGTAGACGGGGTTCTTCTCCGCCTTGTCGAGGAAGACGATCTCCATCGGCGGCAGCACGCGAGGGCGGCGCTCGCCCAGCAGGCCCACGGTGAACTCACGCCCGCCGATGTACTCCTCGATGAGCGCGGGCTGCTGGTACTTGCCGGCGATCTCGCGCACCACCTCGCGCAATTCCGCCTCGCTGTAGCAGACGCTCTTGGTGACGACGCCCTTGGAGCTGCCCTCGGCCACCGGCTTCACGATGAGCGGGAAGGAGGTGAACTCCTTGTTGAGGCGCTCCTTGCCCGTGGCCATGAGCTGGAAGTTGGGCGTGAGGATGCCGGCCTGGCGGACGATCTTCTTCGCCAGCGCCTTGTCCAGGGCAATGGACAGCGTCGCCGGGTCGGAGCCCGTGTACGGGATGTCCAGCAGCTCCAGCATGGCCGGGACCTGGCTCTCGCGGTTGCGGCCCTTGAAGCCCTCGGCGATGTTGAAGACGATGTCCAGCGGCGTGCTGGACAGCACCGTGGGCAGCTCCGCGGTGGCCTCCAGGTCGATGACCTCGTGGCCCCAGGACGCAATCGCCTCGCGGATGGCCTGCAGCGTGTTGGGCGAGTCGTACTCGGCCTCGCTGTCCTCCACCGACTCGGCGTTGGCCATGGGCTTCACGCGCTTGACGTTGTAGGTGAAGCCCACGCGCAGCGGGCCCGTCTTGCGCGCCGGCTTGCCCTGGCGCTTGCCGTCCTTGATCTTGTAGCGCTTCGCCGCGCTCTGGATGATGGAGTTGATGACCCCGTCCAGGTGCAGCCCGTCCAGCTCCGCGGAGGCGTAGATGCCCGCGCCCGGCTCCAGGCTGGGCAGCGCGTTGATCTCCAGGAAGTACGGCACGCCCGCGTCGCTCAAGCGGAAGTCGATGCGGCCGAGGTCACGGCAGTCGAGCGCCTGGTAGATCTTCTGCGCCATCTTCCGGACGTCCTCCGCCGTGCGGGGCGGAATCAGGGCCGGAGCCCGCACGCTGACGGCGTTCTCCTTCTTCGTCTTCAGCTCGTAGTCATAGATGGCGTACTTGCGTCCGGCGGTCATGGCCGGGTCGACGACGTACTCCACCGGCGTGAGCACGCCGTCGTAGTCGTTGTCCACGGCGGCCAGGAAGGGCACCGTGAGGTCCCTGCCGGAGATGTACTCCTCCACCAGCACGCCGGCGGGGTACTTCTCCAGCGCGGCGGCCACCTTGGTGCGCACCTCGTCCAGCGTCTCCGCGATGGAGTCCTGGGTGATGCCCTTCGAGGAGCCCTCGAAGTTGGGCTTCACGATGACGGGGAAGCGCAGGTTCTCCGCGGTCAGCTCGCTGAGCTTCTCCACGTACTGCCAGCCCGGGGTGCGGATGCCCTGCTTGGTGAGGACGAGCTTGGTGAGCTGCTTGTCCAGCGTCACCGCGAGCGCGTACGCGTCCGAGCCCGTGTACGGGAAGCCGAGCTCGTCGAAGAGGGCCGGGTAGAAGGCCTCACGGAAGCGGCCTCGGCGCCCCTCGGCGGTGTTGAAGATGAGGTCCGGGCTGTACGCCTCCAGCCGCGCCACGGTGCGCGAGGCGGGGCCGCTGACCTCGAAGCGCTCCAGCCGGTGGCCGAGCCGCTCGATGGCCGCGGCCAGTGCGTTGACCGTCTCCTGGGTGTCGAACTCCGCTTCTTCTTCCGAATCAGACAGCCTGAGGTTGTGGGTCAGCGCGATGCGCACGATTGCCCCTTTCTCTTCTTCAGCAAGCGACCACGGCGCACCTTCGCCGCGGACATGATTCGCCCCGGAGCTCGCTGATGAGCCACCGGCGTGCGGGCTGCAACGGTTGCGCCCGCGACAACCTTCCCGTCCACCACCTGCGTCTGCGCCCAGGTATCGCCAAGCCGCCAGCCGAGCGGATCCCTCACCACGCGCCACGCCTCCACGCCGCCGATGACGACCAGCCCCGCCGCCGCCGCCACCGCGCCCAGCGGCGCGGGCATCATCCCCAGCAGCACGATGAGCGCGAGCGGCGCATTGCGAAGCGTGCTGTCGCGGTGCCGCGCCGCCGAGCGCGTGGGCAGGTGCATCACCTTCACGCCGAAGATGCGCTTGCCCACGCTCTGGCCCTGAATCATCCCGTCGGCCAGCAGCAGGAAGAGCAGCGCCACCACCGCGCCCGCCGCGCCGCACACCACGTACAGGCCCCAGGCCACCGCCACGTCGACGAGGCGGGCGCCCAGGCGCAGGAAGAGCGAGGCCTTGGGATACGGCGAGCCGGGCTCCGCCGAGCCGTCCGCGACGATGCGCAGCACCCGGCTGCCACCCCGGCTGTCCGTCATGAAGACGCGTCCAGGCTCGGGGCTCACTCCTCGGGCTCCAAGGTGAGGCCCTCCTCGGGCGACTCGGGCTCGTCCATCCCCGCCAGGCGGGCCAGGCGCTCATGGGCGCTCAGCGGGTGCAGCAGCGGAGCGGCCCAGGCGGACTGCTCCTGTGCCCTCCCGGCGGCGAGCGCCGCGGTGGGGCTGCCCGTGTCCGACATGCGCAGGAGGCGCTCGCGCGCGGCGTCCTCGTCATGCGCGGCGGGAGCCCCTTCGCGGGTGAAGAAGACGAAGGCCATGGCCGGCCGCTTGGACGCCTCGCGCATGGCGAACTGAACGCCGTCGAGGTTCCAGCCCTTCCCGGTCCATTCGGTGAGGGCGCGCTCCAGCGTGCCTTCATCCACCGTGGACAGCTCCACCACTTTGTACTGCAACGGTCCCGGCGCGCGGACGACCGGGGAGCGTCCGCTCCCGGGGCGCTTGCCGGCCCGGCGCCTGCGTTGGGGCGGGGGCTTCTCCGACTTGCGTGCGGGCCGCTTCTTCTTGGTGGGCATCGTGCGCGGTTCATTTGGACGCAACGCGGCGCGCGGATCAAGCGGCAACCCGCGCATCGTGCGTCCGGCTGTTGTCTACAGGAGCTTCGCGGCTTCCAGGGCGTGGTAGGTGATGATGAGGTCGGAGCCGGCGCGCTTGATGGAGGTGAGCGTCTCCATCATCACCCGCTCGTAGTCAATCCAGCCGGCCTGCCCGGCGGCCTTGAGCATGGAGTACTCGCCGGACACGTTGTAGCTGACCACCGGCAGTTCGAAGCGCTCGCGCACGGCGCGGATGATGTCCAGGTAGGCCAGCGCGGGCTTCACCATGATCATGTCCGCGCCCTCCTCCACGTCCAGCGCGACCTCCTTGAGAGCTTCGCGCACGTTGCCGGGGTCCATCTGGTAGCCGCGGCGGTCGCCGGACTTCGGCGCGCTCTGGGCCGCCTCGCGGAAGGGGCCGTAGAAGCCGGAGGCGTACTTGGCCGCGTAGGAGAGGATGGGCACCTCGGTGAGGCGCACCTCATCCAGGGAGCGGCGGATGGCGGCCACGCGCCCGTCCATCATGTCCGAGGGGGCGATGATGTCCGCGCCGGCCTGGGCGCAGGTGACGGCCATCTGGGCCAGCAGCGGCAGGGTGGCGTCGTTGACGACGTGGCCCTCCTCCAGCACGCCGCAGTGGCCGTGGTCCGTGTACTCGCAGAGGCACACGTCGGCGATGACCTGGATCTCCGGGTCGGCCGCCTTGATCTCCCGGATGGCGCGCTGGACGATGCCGTCCTGGGCGTACGCCTGGGTGCCGCGCGCGTCCTTGTGGTTCGGGATTCCGAACAGGAGGACGGAGGGGATGCCCAGGGACTTCGCGTGCCGGGCCTCGGCGACGGCGTGCTCCACGGACAGGTTGAAGACGCCCGGCATGGAGCCGATGGGACGGCGGACGTCCCGGCCCTCCACGACGAAGAGCGGGTAGATGAAGTCACCCGGCTCGAGGCGCGTCTCGCGCACCATGTCGCGCAGGACGGGGTTACGGCGGAGGCGGCGGGGTCTGTGGACGGGATAGGCCATGACGGACGCCGGTATAAACCGGCGGCGCCCGGCATTCATCGTTTCCGCCTCCCTGCCCGGCTGCTCAGCCTGCGGCGAGCCGCCAGCTGCGCTGATGTCGCAGGGCCTCCCGCGCCCGGCGCTGCGCGCGGCGCTCGGCGATGTCCGCCTCATGCAGGGCCCGGGCGTAGCGCACGCGCGACGCCTCGGTGCCGGCCGTCAGCCCCTGCTCGGCCGACTCCAGCTCACGACGGGCCTCCTGAAGCTGCTGCTCGAAGCGGTCCTGGGACGCCATGGGTCTTCTCCTTCGCGGGTGGGGAATGTGGCCGACGGGGTGTGCATGGGTCGGACCATGGAGCCCCAACGGTTCCAAGTTCGCGGAAGGACGGGGTGTCGCGGCGCGGCAGGTACGGAAGGAGTGCGAAACGCGTTTCCCAGGTGCGCGAAAGTGCCGTCGCGGTGAATGGAACGCGCGCTCCCCTGCCTGGCCTCCCCCTGGCAACGCCGGGCAGGCAATCGTCGGCCGCGTCAGTCGTCTACAGTCGCAACCGTGACAGCCAGAGCGCCAGCCATCGAAGTGAGGGGGCTGCGGAAGACGTACCGCCGCGCCTTCCGCAAGACAGGAAACGATGCCCTCAAGGGCATGGACCTGAGCGTGCCCGAGGGGTGCGCCTTCGGGCTCATCGGCCCCAACGGCGCGGGAAAGACGACGTTCATCAAGAGCATCCTCGGCATCGTCCAGCCGACGGGGGGCACGGTGCAGGTGCTGGGCGGCTCGCCGGAGGACCCGCGCATCCGCGCGCGCATCGGCTACCTGCCGGAGCGCCTGCACCTGCCGGGCACCTGGACGCCGACGGCCTTCCTGTCCACCGTCGCACGCCTGAAGGGCCTGAAGGCGGATGCGCCGGGGAACCTGCGCCTGCTGGAGCGGGTGGGCCTGGCGGACGCCGTGGGGCGGAAGATTGGCGGGTACTCCAAGGGCATGCGGCAGCGGCTCGGACTGGCGGCGGCGCTGGTGGGCTCCCCTTCCCTGCTGGTGCTGGACGAGCCCACGGACGGCATCGACCCCATGGGCCGGCTGGAGGTGCGCCGCATCCTGTTGGAGGAGGTGAAGCGGGGCACCACCCTCTTCCTCAACTCGCACCTGCTGGCGGAGACGGAGCGGATCTGCGACAGGGTGGCCATCCTCGCGGACGGGCGGGTGGTGCGTGAGGGGCGCCTGGAGGAGCTGGCGCGCGGCGGGGCCCGGTGGGCGGTGCGCTTCGCGCCCGGGGTGGACGCGGCGGCGCTGGCGGCGGCGGGCTTCTCGCGCGGCGGCGCCGAGGGCCAGTACCACGTGGAGGCGGAGGACCCGGCGGCGCTCAACACGGCGTTGGACCGGGCGCGTTCGGCCGGGGCGCTGCTGGTGGAGCTGCGGCGCGACGGGACTGACTTGGAGTCCGTGCTGCTGGGGACTGTGGCCCCGGCGGGCGCGGTGGGGGTGGCGGCTTGAATCCGGTGCTGGGAATCGCGGGCTACGTGCTGCGCGAGGCGCTGTCGCGCAAGTTCATCCTCGCCTTCATGGTGGGCATCACCCTGGTGCTGTCGGTGGTGGCGCTGAGCCTCCGCATCGAAGTGGTGGACGGGGCGCTGGCGGCCTCGCGGCTGTTCGGCGAGGAGATTCGCGCGAGCATCCGCTCCGTCGACGTGGCGCTGCGCCCCGTGTACACGGCGGCGGCGTTCATCGTGTTCTACGGGGGCATCCTGTTCGGCATCGTCGCGTGCTCGGACTTCGCGCCGTCGCTGATGTCACCGGGGCGCATCGAGCACCTGCTGGCGCTGCCGATTCAGCGCTGGCATCTGCTGGCCGGCACGTTCCTGGGCGTCATGGTGCTGGCGCTGGGCGGCACGCTGTATGGCACCACGGGGCTGGTGCTCATCTTCGGGGTGAAGGCGGGGTACTGGACGGCGGGGCCGCTCATCGCCGGGCTGATGGCGTGCGTGGGCTTCGCGGCGGTGTACGCGGTGATGCTGACCACCGCGACGATGGTGCGCAGCGCGGCGCTCTGCGCGGCGTCCGGCTTCGTCTTCCTGGTGGGCGGCATCATCGCGGGGTACCGGAAGGACGTGGCCAACTTCCTGGAGGCGGGCTTCAGCCGGAGCACCTTCGAGGCGGTGACGCTGGTGCTGCCGCGACTGTCCTCCCTGGCGATGGCGGCGGGAGACATCGCCGCGTCCACGCCGCTGGAGGTGCGCTCGCTGGGGCTGCTGTTGCTGGGCGTGCTGGTGTTTGGATTCGGGGCGCTGGCCGTGGGCTTCTGGCGCTTCGAAGGAAAGGACTACTGAGATGGACAACCGCCGAAGGCGTCGGGTGTGGCTCGGGGTGGCGGGACTGCTGTTCGTGCTGGGCGCGGTGCTGATGTTCACCGGCCAGGGCGACGAGCCGGCTCCCGAGGCCCCCAAGGTGGAGTTCCCCCGGCGGATGCGCAGCGAGGAGCGCGAGCGCGCCGACAAGCGCCGGACGTGGGTGATGCCGACGGTGGACGCCGGCACGGCGGTCCGGGAGCCCCAGCGCCCCAGGGATCCGCTGCTCGCGGCGCTGCCCCGGGGCGAGGGCCGCACGGCCGTGGTCATCGAGGCCAATGCGCTGAGGCACTCGCCGATTGGCGAGCTGCTGCTGGACTGCCTGATGCGCGACGGCGGGAAGCAGCTGGACGAGTTCCGAGAGAAGAGCGGCGTGGACCCGCTCCAGGACCTGGACCGGCTGGTCATCACCGACGAGGGGATGATGCTGTCGGGCAACTTCACCAACGCGAAGTTCAAGGAGCTGATGGGCGATGCCGTGTCAGCGGACTACGGCGAGGGCGCGCGGGTGTACGAGCCAGGGGAGCGGACAGTCACCCTGGCGGATGGCGGCACGGTGACGCGGCGGAGGGACTCCGCGGTGGGCACCTGGAACAACCAGCTCTTCATGGTGGGCAAGACGCCGGACGAGATAAAGGCGGCCATCGACCGGGTGGAAGGGCGAGGGCCGGATGAGCCGTCCGTGATTCCGGAGGGCAGCACCTACGGCGAGATGTACGGCGTGCTGTCGGTGGACCAGCTCGCGAAGCTGCTGCCGCCGGAGCAGGCGGAGCTGGCGCAGCGGCTGCGCGACGTGGCGCAGAACGTGGAGCTGCACGTGGACGCGAGCTCGGACGTGGCGCTGGTGGCGGAGGTGCGCGGCTCGGACGCGGACAAGGTGACGGACCTGGGCAAGTCCCTGGGCGCCGCGCTGTCCCTGGCGCGCATGAAGGCGCAGGCCGAGGGCGAGAAGGAAATAGCGCAGCTGCTCGACTTCGCCCGCGTGCAGCCGAGCGGCGACACGTTCAAGCTGGAGATGGCCGTGCCGCTCGCCGCCCTCCAGGAGCGACTGGCGTTCTGCAAGGAGGAGCGGCAGTCGGCGGATGCGTCGGTGAAGTAGGCGCGCGGACCTGTCTGCGCGTGGAGGAGCCCGGCGCGGGGAGCGCGGCTTCAGCCGGGCTCCCCGCTCCGCACTCGGGCCGGTTAGTCGCCCAGCGCATCCAGGGCCGCGTCGTAGGCCTCCAGGCGCCGGTCGATGCCGTTGTAGCCGCCGTTGACGCCCAGGGTGACGGCGCCGATGTGCCTGCCATCCGCCTGCTCGTTGAGACCCCGGTCGTTGAAGTACCAGCCGGCGGTGCGCGCCGCGAGGTCCGGGTCGGTGGCCACCTGATTGGGGTTCCCGACGAGGTCCACTCCCAGCGCCGTGCCCGCCTCGCGGTAGTTGGCCTCATGGGTGAGCTGCATCAGCCCGCGGCCGTAGTAGTCCCCGAGGTCCGCGGCGGGCTCGAGCTCGGACATGAACTGCAGGTCGGCGGTCTCCGCCGCGATCTGCGACAGGAAGGCCGCCTGGCGCTCGGGGGTGGTGATGTTGAACTCCTCCATCGCCTCGTTGAGCGGCTCCAGGTACCGCTCGCGCAGCTCGGCGGTGGCATTGGGCATGATGTCGGCGAGCTGCTCGTCGGTGACGGCGGTGTACTCGTCCGGGAGGTCGACGGCGGGCGCGGTGATGCCCTGGGCCTCGGCCGCGCGGCGCTCGGCCAGCTCCCCGGCCATGGCCTCGCGGGTCGCGGCGTCGTAGTTGCCCGTGACTTCCATGCCCTGCTCGTGCTGGAAGGACTTGATGGCGCCCTCGGTGATGGAGCCGTAGAAGCCGGTGACGTGCGAGGCGGCCACCATGCCCAGCTCACGAAGCGCGGTCTGCACCTGCTGGTTCTGGGCCGTGACCTCCGCCGACGGATCCGTCCCCGCGGGGTTGCGGGTCAGCTCGACGTCGGGCAGCTCCGCCCTCGCGGCTTCGAGGTCCGCCTCCGTCACGGTCGGCGTCTGCGCCTCTTCGGTGGCCTGGGCTTCCTCAGTGGCCTGGGCCTCGTCGGTGGCCTGGGCCTCGTCGGTGGCCTGCGCCTCGGTGGCCTGAGCCTCGGTGGTCTGGGCCTCCTGCGTGGCCTGCGCCACCTCGGCCTCCTGCGTGACCTGGGCTTCCCGGGCCGCGTCGACCGTCTGCGCCTGGGCCACCGGGCCGCTCACGGGCGAGGGATTGAGCTCCACCGGAGCCTTCGCGGCGGCGACCGTGAAGGTGTCCTTGGCGAACGGGTTCTGGGCCACCGCCGACTTCACGGCCTGCTGGGCCCTGGCGGCCTCCTCGGCGGACTTCCTCGAAGCCTCGGCCTGGCGCGCGGCGTCGGCTCGGGCAGCCTCCGCCCTGGCGGATTCTGCTCTGCTGGCGCTGTCGGCTCCGCCACTTCCTCCACTGCCTCCAACACTCGACATGGCCAGCTCCTCTCGTGGACTCCTGATGACTTCCCGGAGTTATCGCGGGGAAGCCGCGGAAGTTGTGTACCGCCCCGTTTCCGGGTCCAGCACGTGCCTCACGGCGAGCTGCTTCCCGAGCGGCGCCGGGAGCACGTCAAAGGCCTCGATGAGCGACAGGTCCGCGCTGGCGGACCAGGCCACCGGACGCTCTGACAGGCCTCCCGTGCCCCGCAGGCGAAGGGCTTCGGAGAAGCGCCCCTGCGCGTCCATGGTGAAGTGCTGGAAGGACACCCTCGGGCACTCGCCGCACGTGCCGGTCCCCATGGGGTTCGAGGGGCCTTCGTATACCTGAAGCAGCTGCACTCCAGTTGCGTTCGGCGCCACGCGAACCGTATCGTCACCGATGTTGCGCGTGTCCAGGATGGCCTGCCCCCGGGCGGAGACCAGCCAGCGGTCCACACCGCCCCTGCGATTAGCCTCCACGGGCACCGAGACGAGCCTGATATCCCCCACGGCCGCCAGGCCCTTCACCTGCGTCAGGTCCACGCGGACCACGGCGGGGCTCGGGGCCTTGGGCGAGTACTGGTAGGCCCGCGCCGGGTTCATCCACACCTCGAGCGAGTCCGCGCCCGGCCCGGGCTGATACGAGGCGCCCGGGTGCGCCGCCAGGGCCCGCTCCAACAGCTCGGGCCACTGGCCGTAGCGCAGCGGCTTCGACAGGCGCACCGTCTGGAAATCGTAAGACGAGGCCCGAGCCGTCCGAGTGCTCGCGCCGGCCTCGCCGTCCAACAGGTCCACGCGGACGCTCAGCTGGCGCAAGGGCGCCTCCGCCGTGCGGGGGAAGGCCGCGGCAGGGATGCGCGCCTCGAAGCGGTAGCCGCCCGGGAACGAGGCGTAGCGCGCGGTGCCCGCGGGGTCCGTCTGGCCGGAGCGGACCACGCCGTCGGACCGCAGTGCGTACCTCGCCACCAGCGCGTCCTGGAGCTGCTGGCGCAGCGCCGTCTGCTGCCGCCACCAGGCCTCGCAGGCCGCCGCCTTCTTCTGGGGCTTCCGGGGGCAGTCGCCCTCGGTGGGAACGAGATGCTCCTGGAACTGGTCGACATAGGCGAGCGGCGGAAGCTTCGGCGGCGGCAGCGCGAGCCGCACCTCGACGGGGTCTCCGGTGATCTGGGCCTTCGAGTCCCGGACCTCGCCGGCGATGGCGAGCCCCCCGGCATCAATGGCGAGCCAGAGCCTGGCGGACACGGCGTCTTGTGAAGCCGCCGTCCCTCCCCCAGCGGTCCCGCTCAGGGTGAGGGACGGCGGCTGCGTCCACTCGTCGAGCCGTCCGTCCGCCACGAAGTCCGCAGGCAGTCCCTCCTGGACACGGAGGGAGGTGTCGCTGGCGGGCGCGGCGGCGAGCAACAGGAGTGTGACGGGGAGCAGCATGGTGTCGGACCCCTGGGAGGTGCGGCCGGTGCCGGCATCATCACGTCCCAGGTCTCAGTCGGGCAATCCCGGTGCGCGCAATGGCCGCCGTCAGGAGTCGCCGGCCGGAGCCCCGGCAGTGCGCTCGACGAGGCCCTTCACACAATCATCGCGCGCACCTCTTCGGTGAACGCGTGCTCGTCGTCGGCGTGCACCACGAGCGGGGGCAGCACTGTCAGGTCCGCCCTGCCCCCCTTCACCGCGTGGAGCAGCACCAACTTCGCGGGCCTGTCTCCGCGCGGGTGCACCCAGCGCGCGGTGCGCGGCTCCAGCCGGTGGT comes from Pyxidicoccus trucidator and encodes:
- a CDS encoding ABC transporter ATP-binding protein, translating into MRKTYRRAFRKTGNDALKGMDLSVPEGCAFGLIGPNGAGKTTFIKSILGIVQPTGGTVQVLGGSPEDPRIRARIGYLPERLHLPGTWTPTAFLSTVARLKGLKADAPGNLRLLERVGLADAVGRKIGGYSKGMRQRLGLAAALVGSPSLLVLDEPTDGIDPMGRLEVRRILLEEVKRGTTLFLNSHLLAETERICDRVAILADGRVVREGRLEELARGGARWAVRFAPGVDAAALAAAGFSRGGAEGQYHVEAEDPAALNTALDRARSAGALLVELRRDGTDLESVLLGTVAPAGAVGVAA
- a CDS encoding glycoside hydrolase family 19 protein, producing the protein MSSVGGSGGSGGADSASRAESARAEAARADAARQAEASRKSAEEAARAQQAVKSAVAQNPFAKDTFTVAAAKAPVELNPSPVSGPVAQAQTVDAAREAQVTQEAEVAQATQEAQTTEAQATEAQATDEAQATDEAQATEEAQATEEAQTPTVTEADLEAARAELPDVELTRNPAGTDPSAEVTAQNQQVQTALRELGMVAASHVTGFYGSITEGAIKSFQHEQGMEVTGNYDAATREAMAGELAERRAAEAQGITAPAVDLPDEYTAVTDEQLADIMPNATAELRERYLEPLNEAMEEFNITTPERQAAFLSQIAAETADLQFMSELEPAADLGDYYGRGLMQLTHEANYREAGTALGVDLVGNPNQVATDPDLAARTAGWYFNDRGLNEQADGRHIGAVTLGVNGGYNGIDRRLEAYDAALDALGD
- a CDS encoding D-alanine--D-alanine ligase family protein translates to MRIALTHNLRLSDSEEEAEFDTQETVNALAAAIERLGHRLERFEVSGPASRTVARLEAYSPDLIFNTAEGRRGRFREAFYPALFDELGFPYTGSDAYALAVTLDKQLTKLVLTKQGIRTPGWQYVEKLSELTAENLRFPVIVKPNFEGSSKGITQDSIAETLDEVRTKVAAALEKYPAGVLVEEYISGRDLTVPFLAAVDNDYDGVLTPVEYVVDPAMTAGRKYAIYDYELKTKKENAVSVRAPALIPPRTAEDVRKMAQKIYQALDCRDLGRIDFRLSDAGVPYFLEINALPSLEPGAGIYASAELDGLHLDGVINSIIQSAAKRYKIKDGKRQGKPARKTGPLRVGFTYNVKRVKPMANAESVEDSEAEYDSPNTLQAIREAIASWGHEVIDLEATAELPTVLSSTPLDIVFNIAEGFKGRNRESQVPAMLELLDIPYTGSDPATLSIALDKALAKKIVRQAGILTPNFQLMATGKERLNKEFTSFPLIVKPVAEGSSKGVVTKSVCYSEAELREVVREIAGKYQQPALIEEYIGGREFTVGLLGERRPRVLPPMEIVFLDKAEKNPVYSFQHKLDWTDRIRYDAPAKLEPALLEKLRTAARNSFMALGCRDVARIDFRMDDKGRIYFIECNPLPGLTPGWSDLVLIAAGAGMDYRGLIGEIMAPAIRRYKEREARRAAEHPSAVLRKGLPQDEQGAPAPAQSTAPASPGAGGGSGTGGGSGTGGGEPAPRIEAKA
- a CDS encoding RDD family protein is translated as MTDSRGGSRVLRIVADGSAEPGSPYPKASLFLRLGARLVDVAVAWGLYVVCGAAGAVVALLFLLLADGMIQGQSVGKRIFGVKVMHLPTRSAARHRDSTLRNAPLALIVLLGMMPAPLGAVAAAAGLVVIGGVEAWRVVRDPLGWRLGDTWAQTQVVDGKVVAGATVAARTPVAHQRAPGRIMSAAKVRRGRLLKKRKGQSCASR
- the hemB gene encoding porphobilinogen synthase produces the protein MAYPVHRPRRLRRNPVLRDMVRETRLEPGDFIYPLFVVEGRDVRRPIGSMPGVFNLSVEHAVAEARHAKSLGIPSVLLFGIPNHKDARGTQAYAQDGIVQRAIREIKAADPEIQVIADVCLCEYTDHGHCGVLEEGHVVNDATLPLLAQMAVTCAQAGADIIAPSDMMDGRVAAIRRSLDEVRLTEVPILSYAAKYASGFYGPFREAAQSAPKSGDRRGYQMDPGNVREALKEVALDVEEGADMIMVKPALAYLDIIRAVRERFELPVVSYNVSGEYSMLKAAGQAGWIDYERVMMETLTSIKRAGSDLIITYHALEAAKLL
- a CDS encoding P1 family peptidase, yielding MVHIPEETGPRVRARELGLPLGRFKPGKFNAITDVEGVLVGHSTIIKGEGPLRPGHGPVRTGVTAIMPNNGNIFMERMTGGGFVLNGAGEVSGMTQLMEWGLIETPILLTNTMAVGAVSDGVARHLVERYPGIGDEHDVIIPVVGECDDSWLNDISGRHVREEHVREAILKAATGPVAEGNVGGGTGMVTCDFKAGIGTSSRKLPEVLGGYTLGVLVMSNFGKMHNLRVGGLPVGEVLAEKFKGTPKRGHTYGSIIAVVATDAPLLSHQINRLCKRVALGIGRVGSYAAHGSGEIVVGFSTANIIPRRTQKMVYKLKILLDQRLDPLYEAVMEATEEAILNAMCMATSMTGVNGNHSPALPLDEVRRALDAFKPIFASVKKRPQQSSAPASRERPSDEDREGEVTVSTARPTQVRGAEGIPYPTRPAPDEPQEPPPEGSSSGSPSGSDR